One Salvia splendens isolate huo1 chromosome 22, SspV2, whole genome shotgun sequence DNA segment encodes these proteins:
- the LOC121785733 gene encoding kinesin-like protein KIN-14N has product MATRAQARQAFSIVNGAQDLPPIPSNSGSDCGAIEFSRDDVETLLNEKLKKNLNYREKNDKMIDFIKRLKQCIKWFMQLEANCVEEQEKIEKLLELAEKKCGDTELVMKARADELNSIIMELRKNLEALQSKFAKEEADKLEALDSLARERDSRVAAEKLQASLSEDLRQSQLDNTSANQKVQSLNDTYRRLQEFNTSLHQWNSRLQSDLETTNTTLKRVQEEKAAIVENLSSLRGQYTSLQEQLSLSRASQDEAIKQKEALGSEVSCLRGDLQQVREDRDRHLSQVQGLQSEVSNFKECTEKYTADLETMSTKTVELESTCLVQSEQIRRLHEQLASAQQKLQLSDLSAMQTRSEFEENQAFILELKSRLADADLKIVEGEKVRKKLHNTILELKGNIRAFCRVRPLLSDDGVGNDVKVVSFPTSMEAQGRGIDLSQNGQKHSFTFDKVFVPDNSQEDVFVEISQLVQSALDGYKVCIFAYGQTGSGKTYTMMGKPGLLDQKGLIPRSLEQVFQTKQMLEAQGWKYEMQVSMLEIYNEAIRDLLSTNKSTFDASRVENSAKQYAIKHDANGNTFVSDLTVLDVRSSREVSYLLERAAQSRSVGKTQMNEQSSRSHFVFTLRIAGVNESTHQQVQGVLNLIDLAGSERLSKSGSTGDRLKETQAINKSLSSLSDVIFALAKKEEHVPFRNSKLTYLLQPCLGGDSKTLMFVNVSPDPVSVGESLCSLRFAARVNACEIGIPRRETNLRSTDSRLSIG; this is encoded by the exons ATGGCAACACGAGCTCAAGCTCGTCAAGCATTTTCAATTGTAAATGGGGCCCAAGATCTACCCCCAATTCCAAGCAATTCTGGTTCTGATTGTGGTGCAATTGAGTTCAGCAGAGATGATGTCGAGACATTACTCAATGAGAAGTTGAAGAAAAATTTGAATTACAGA GAGAAGAATGACAAAATGATTGATTTCATTAAAAGGCTTAAGCAGTGCATCAAATGGTTTATGCAGCTTGAAGCAAACTGTGTTGAAGAGCAGGAAAAAATTGAGAAACTGTTGGAATTGGCAGAAAAAAAGTGTGGTGATACAG AGTTGGTGATGAAGGCCAGGGCAGATGAATTGAACTCTATTATTATGGAGCTGAGGAAAAATTTGGAGGCGCTGCAATCAAAGTTTGCAAAGGAGGAAGCTGATAAATTG GAAGCATTGGATTCTTTGGCTCGAGAAAGAGACTCGAGAGTTGCTGCGGAGAAATTACAAGCTTCTCTTTCTGAAGATCTCAGACAAAGCCAGCTAGATAACACTAGTGCCAACCAGAAG GTTCAGTCACTTAATGATACATATAGGCGGTTACAAGAGTTCAACACGAGCTTGCATCAGTGGAACAGTAGGCTTCAATCAGATCTTGAAACAACAAACACAACGCTCAAGCGTGTTCAGGAAGAAAAGGCAGCCATTGTGGAAAACCTTAGCTCTCTAAGGGGCCAATATACTTCTCTGCAAGAGCAGCTTAGTTTGTCACGA GCATCCCAAGATGAGGCAATCAAGCAGAAAGAAGCACTAGGCAGTGAAGTTTCATGCTTGAGAGGCGATCTGCAACAAGTGAGGGAGGACCGTGATAGACATTTATCACAAGTTCAAGGGTTACAATCTGAAGTTTCAAATTTCAAGGAATGTACTGAAAAGTATACAGCAGACTTGGAGACTATGAGCACTAAAACAGTGGAACTGGAG TCAACATGCTTGGTTCAAAGTGAGCAGATAAGGAGATTACATGAACAGCTTGCTTCCGCCCAACAGAAATTGCAG CTTTCCGATCTATCAGCTATGCAAACGAGATCTGAATTTGAGGAGAATCAGGCGTTCATTCTTGAGTTGAAAAGTCGTCTAGCTGATGCAGACTTGAAGATTGTAGAGGGGGAAAAAGTGCGCAAGAAATTGCATAACACTATTCTG GAGTTGAAAGGGAATATTCGTGCATTCTGTAGAGTGAGACCCTTGCTTTCCGATGATGGGGTTGGAAATGATGTAAAAGTTGTTTCATTTCCAACATCAATGGAAGCGCAGGGTCGAGGCATTGATTTGAGCCAAAATG GGCAAAAGCATTCTTTCACTTTTGACAAAGTATTTGTGCCTGATAACTCACAAGAAGATGTCTTTGTGGAGATATCACAGCTTGTTCAAAGTGCGCTTGACGGATATAAG GTCTGCATATTTGCCTATGGGCAAACAGGCTCTGGTAAGACATATACGATGATGGGTAAGCCGGGCCTACTAGATCAGAAAGGTTTAATTCCACGATCACTAGAGCAAGTATTTCAAACAAAACAAATGCTTGAAGCCCAAGGATGGAAGTATGAGATGCAG GTGTCAATGCTTGAAATATACAATGAAGCAATACGTGACCTGTTATCAACAAACAAATCAACCTTTGATGCATCACGAGTAGAAAATTCTGCGAAGCAATATGCCATCAAGCACGATGCAAATGGCAACACCTTTGTCTCTGATCTTACTGTTCTTGATGTCCGCAGTAGCAGGGAAGTTTCCTATCTCCTAGAACGGGCGGCACAGAGCAg ATCTGTTGGCAAGACCCAAATGAATGAACAATCTTCAAGGAGCCATTTTGTCTTTACACTAAGAATAGCCGGTGTTAATGAG AGCACTCATCAGCAAGTACAAGGTGTGCTGAATCTAATTGATCTTGCTGGTAGTGAGCGTCTTTCCAAGAGTGGTTCGACTGGGGATCGGCTTAAAGAAACTCAG GCCATCAATAAAAGTTTATCATCGCTAAGTGATGTCATTTTTGCCTTGGCGAAGAAAGAGGAGCACGTGCCGTTTAGGAATTCCAAGCTCACTTATCTTCTCCAG CCTTGCTTAGGTGGAGATTCAAAGACTTTGATGTTTGTGAATGTTTCACCGGATCCTGTATCCGTGGGCGAATCACTATGTTCGCTACGGTTTGCTGCAAGGGTGAATGCTTGCGAGATTGGCATCCCAAGACGTGAAACCAATCTAAGATCTACCGATTCTCGATTGAGCATTGGTTGA